Below is a window of Candidatus Cloacimonadaceae bacterium DNA.
GAGGAAAACTGGAACTTCATGGAAAGCTTGCTCCCCTTCGGCCAACAGAATCCCGAGCCGGCAATCCTGCTGAGGAATATCGATCTGGCTATCCTCCAGCAGAGATTTGATATCGACTATAACAGCATGAACATTCCCGTCGATCGCAGCGGCGATGCGCTGATCAACTGGAAAGGACTGCGCACGATCCGCATCCTTGATTTTGTGCGAAAGTGAAGCCAAAGCCGGGGATGCAATCCAGCATATTTGAAGGAACCCGATGATTGAACTGAGCGAGACATTGCGCAAAGGAATCCACATCAGTTCGCTGGTGATCCCTTTCAGCTACCGCTATCTGCTTGGTTTCAACCGCAAACTGGCATTCTATATACTGCTGGCGGCTTTTATCATCAATCTGACGATCGAGTTTCATCGCTTTTGGCAGAAATCCTTCAAAAAGACCTTCTACCGCATTTTTGGTTTGATTTTGCGCAGACACGAAATGAGGGACTTCACCGGCGCTACTTATTTGATCTTTTCCGCGATGATCTGCGTAGCCTTCTTCGAGCCGCTGATCGCTTTCTGCGCGATGGCTTTCGTCTCCATCGGGGATACCTTCGCCGCCATCATCGGAATAAACTTTGGCAAACGCAAGTTTCTTGGCATGCGCAAATCCCTCGAAGGCAGCCTTGCCTGTTTCGTCAGCACCTTTATTTTTGGGTTGTTTTTCCTCAATAGCCCAGTTCAAGCCCTTTTTGGTTCTATTGCCGCTACCGTGGCGGAATTGGTCAACATCCCTGTGGATGACAACCTCAAGATACCGGTGTTCTCGGCAATCGTAATGACCCTGACCGGCATATTGATATAAGAGGTAAGATGAATATTTCCTTTGTGATACCAGTATTGAACGAACAAGATTCGCTGATCCAATTAGTGGACGAGATCCTTGCTCAA
It encodes the following:
- a CDS encoding phosphatidate cytidylyltransferase, which produces MIELSETLRKGIHISSLVIPFSYRYLLGFNRKLAFYILLAAFIINLTIEFHRFWQKSFKKTFYRIFGLILRRHEMRDFTGATYLIFSAMICVAFFEPLIAFCAMAFVSIGDTFAAIIGINFGKRKFLGMRKSLEGSLACFVSTFIFGLFFLNSPVQALFGSIAATVAELVNIPVDDNLKIPVFSAIVMTLTGILI